TGCCGCGGCAACCCCGCAATCAAGCTTTGCCATAATCCGGGACAAGAAAGGTCGCGTCGAGAACACATACGGCGTCGGCGACTCCATCATGAACGATGCCCGGCTTGAGGAAGTGCGTGAAAATGAAGTAGTTATCGCTCGAGCCGGCCGGCGCGAAGTGCTGGCGATGTCGTTCTCGGACAAAGAGGGGGGGAGGCCGGGACCGAATCTGTTTGGAGCGTCCCGACCGCAATTTCCCTCTGGTCTTGAATCGGCCTCTTCAGATGTCCCCATCCGGGTAGTGAATGAAAACCTTCGATATGTGAACCGCGCAAAGATGCTGGAGACCATTGGCAGCAACATCGGGCAGCTTGCCGGTCAGGTGCACACTTCGCCCAATGTGGTGGATAACCAGCCGGCGGGAATGAAGATCGATCAGGTTGGCTCCGACCCGCTTCTCGGTCAATCGGGTCTGCAGCCGGGCGACATTGTGAAAAGCGTAAATGGGATACGGGTAAACTCAGTCGATGACCTTATGGGTCAGAGCGAGCGGCTTCAGAGCGCGCCCGAGATTCGCGTGGTTGTCGAGCGTGACGGCCGGCATCGAACGCTTGTGTACAAGATCCGCTGACACATTTTGTTTCAGCCGGACAAGCAGTCTCTAAAGAGGAAACCAACGAATGGGAAAACGCTATCTTGCTGTATTAACAGCGATCGTTGTGGGATATTCCGCCCTTCTTCAAACAGGGACTTTCGCACAACCGCCCCAAGCGCCTCCGTCGCCCGCCACACGAGAAACGAATAATCAGATCTCCATCAATTTCGATAACGCTTCCATCCTCGAAGTCATCGACGTGATGAGCAGGGTCACAGGCGAGAACTTTATCATCGATCCTGCGGTGAAGGGGACGGTAACGGTCATCGCGCCGAAACGAGTGGAAAGAGACGAGGCGTTCGGCGTATTTCTGTCAATCCTCGAAATGAACGGATTTTCGCTTGTGCGCATCGGAAACATTTACAAGGTGGTCCCCAGCCGGACCGCCACTCAGAAAAGCATCCCCGTCCACTCGGGTCGAGAGTCCAGGGACGTATCCGAAGTGGATAAGGTTATCACCCAGCTAATCCCAATAAAGTATTCGGATGCGCAAGCGATCGTGAGCGTGATTACTCCGCTCATTTCCCGCGACGCCAATATTACTGCTTACCCAAATACGAATACCATTATCATTACGGATACAGCCGCCAACATCAAGCGCCTCATACAGATCATTGAAGAGGTCGATGTCCCCGGATTCGAGCAGACCATTACGATCCTCCCTCTCATGAATGCCCAGGCGGACGTGCTGACGCAGGAGATATTGCAGGCGCTCGAAGCCGCTCCCGCCGGCATGGCCGGAGC
The DNA window shown above is from Candidatus Abyssobacteria bacterium SURF_5 and carries:
- a CDS encoding PDZ domain-containing protein, yielding MPIRIQHLRTIFWAVDLTLTAVVVFFLVRGAQFLFAAPISEPAPLALPQSNQPEMEFSKIKSYEQYAALRKSNLFGALSSSNVSVKKVVEERLPETTLELELLGCVAAATPQSSFAIIRDKKGRVENTYGVGDSIMNDARLEEVRENEVVIARAGRREVLAMSFSDKEGGRPGPNLFGASRPQFPSGLESASSDVPIRVVNENLRYVNRAKMLETIGSNIGQLAGQVHTSPNVVDNQPAGMKIDQVGSDPLLGQSGLQPGDIVKSVNGIRVNSVDDLMGQSERLQSAPEIRVVVERDGRHRTLVYKIR